Proteins from a single region of Lentimicrobium saccharophilum:
- the gmd gene encoding GDP-mannose 4,6-dehydratase, with product MSQKVALITGVTGQDGAYLAEFLLRKGYIVHGIKRRSSLFNTNRIDHLYQDPHIENRNFILHYGDMTDSSNLIRIIQEVQPDEIYNLAAMSHVKVSFDSPEYTANADGIGTLRILEAVRLLNLAGKTRIYQASTSELYGLVQQIPQSEKTPFYPRSPYAVAKMYAYWITVNYREAYGLFAANGILFNHESPVRGETFVTRKITMAVSRIALGMQDKLFLGNLSAKRDWGHAKDYVRAMYLILQQEKPEDFVIATGITTEVREFVRLAFGEVGISIEFKGSGVDEKAYVTGCSNPEYQLSSGKEVLAVDPMYFRPTEVDLLLGDPTKAREKLGWIPEYDLKGLVKDMMEGDIKLMKKDRYLRDGGYDILSYFE from the coding sequence ATGTCACAAAAAGTAGCCCTGATTACCGGTGTCACTGGTCAGGATGGTGCCTATCTTGCCGAATTCCTTTTGCGCAAAGGGTATATTGTTCACGGGATCAAACGACGCAGTTCCTTATTCAATACCAACAGGATTGATCATCTTTATCAGGATCCGCATATTGAAAACCGCAATTTTATTCTCCATTACGGAGATATGACCGATTCATCCAATCTCATAAGGATAATTCAGGAGGTTCAGCCCGATGAGATCTATAACCTTGCAGCCATGTCGCACGTCAAGGTGAGTTTCGACTCTCCCGAATATACCGCAAATGCTGATGGTATCGGAACATTAAGGATACTTGAAGCGGTAAGGTTGCTGAACCTTGCCGGGAAGACAAGGATATACCAGGCGTCTACCAGCGAGTTGTATGGTTTGGTGCAACAGATCCCGCAGTCTGAAAAAACCCCTTTCTATCCCCGGAGCCCTTATGCAGTCGCTAAGATGTATGCATACTGGATTACGGTGAATTATCGGGAGGCCTACGGGCTTTTTGCTGCAAACGGAATATTGTTTAATCATGAATCGCCTGTTCGCGGAGAAACCTTTGTAACCAGGAAGATTACAATGGCCGTTTCACGCATTGCTTTGGGTATGCAGGATAAATTGTTTCTGGGAAATCTTTCGGCAAAACGGGATTGGGGACACGCAAAGGATTATGTCAGGGCAATGTACCTCATCCTTCAGCAGGAAAAACCTGAAGATTTTGTTATAGCCACCGGGATTACAACAGAGGTCAGGGAATTTGTCAGACTGGCCTTTGGTGAGGTAGGTATTTCCATAGAATTTAAAGGATCAGGAGTGGATGAAAAGGCGTATGTTACCGGTTGCAGTAATCCGGAATATCAGTTGTCGTCAGGTAAAGAGGTGCTTGCTGTGGATCCTATGTATTTCAGGCCGACTGAAGTCGACCTGTTGCTGGGAGATCCGACAAAAGCCAGGGAGAAGCTGGGCTGGATTCCGGAATATGACCTGAAAGGATTGGTTAAAGATATGATGGAAGGAGATATCAAACTGATGAAAAAAGATCGGTACCTGAGAGATGGCGGGTATGATATCTTAAGCTATTTTGAATAA
- a CDS encoding ABC transporter permease, translated as MNHRIFYLMLSLSGAVILLFIIAPLAGIFIKSEGSELLAATRDSEVTGSIWLTIGTSMAATVIFAILSLPFAWLLARRKFRLKKLVLGIIDLPVVIPHTAAGIALLGVISRDSLVGRLAEKAGIDFVGHPSGIILAMAFVSLPFFLNAAREGFTGVPERLEKAALNLGASPLRVFLTISIPLAMRQIISGSVMMFARGMSEFGAVIIIAYHPMTAPVLIFERFSSFGLQYARPVSVIFIIISVILFLLMRLLARDPENARN; from the coding sequence ATGAATCATCGTATCTTTTACCTGATGCTGAGCCTGAGCGGCGCAGTCATTCTTTTATTTATTATTGCGCCGCTTGCAGGGATTTTTATTAAAAGTGAAGGCAGTGAGCTATTGGCCGCGACCCGGGACAGCGAGGTCACGGGAAGTATCTGGCTGACCATTGGAACATCTATGGCAGCAACAGTAATTTTCGCAATATTGTCATTGCCATTTGCTTGGCTTCTGGCAAGGCGTAAGTTCAGACTGAAAAAGCTTGTATTGGGTATAATAGATCTTCCTGTAGTTATTCCGCACACAGCCGCCGGAATTGCATTATTGGGCGTTATATCGCGCGATTCATTGGTTGGCAGGCTGGCGGAGAAAGCCGGCATCGATTTCGTAGGGCATCCCTCTGGGATTATTCTGGCCATGGCTTTTGTAAGCCTTCCGTTTTTTCTAAATGCAGCCAGGGAAGGGTTTACCGGAGTTCCAGAGCGGCTTGAAAAGGCAGCATTAAACCTTGGCGCTTCCCCTTTGAGGGTATTTCTGACCATCTCCATACCGCTGGCCATGCGGCAGATTATCTCCGGTTCAGTGATGATGTTTGCCAGGGGAATGAGCGAATTCGGAGCAGTAATCATTATTGCATACCATCCTATGACGGCACCGGTGCTTATTTTTGAAAGGTTCAGTTCCTTCGGATTACAATATGCCCGACCGGTTTCGGTAATTTTTATAATCATTTCCGTCATATTGTTTCTTTTAATGAGATTGTTGGCAAGAGACCCTGAAAATGCTAGAAATTAG
- a CDS encoding ABC transporter ATP-binding protein, translating into MLEIRHLYKDFKRFCISDINLKINRDDYFVLLGASGAGKSVLLELIAGIIRPDSGSILLNGKEITLLPVDKRKTGLIFQTPAIFPHLTVKQNIAFPLFAATRQLVEPKVRSLAEQTGISHLLNEKPAKLSGGELQRLALARTLASEPLMLLLDEPLSAVDTPMKSSLRGLLRGLNRDGMPMLHVTHDFEEAVALATKMAVIENGSIIQTGTPSEIINQPKSGFAAGFTGEQNFFKSEIKGLYAFIEAGSSGKDRFRIHLNEIFEEGPASILIRSSHVIVAKEEPELSTTNNFSGRITSISPLREGYEICIENGLRFYARITRDALDKLSLAPGQEAWACFKASAVEVIR; encoded by the coding sequence ATGCTAGAAATTAGACACTTATATAAGGACTTCAAACGGTTTTGCATTAGCGATATCAACCTGAAAATCAACAGGGATGATTATTTTGTTCTGCTGGGCGCTTCAGGAGCCGGGAAATCGGTATTACTGGAACTCATTGCTGGAATTATACGACCCGACTCAGGCAGCATTTTACTGAACGGTAAAGAAATCACTCTTCTGCCGGTAGATAAGCGCAAAACCGGTCTGATCTTTCAAACCCCTGCGATCTTTCCGCATCTTACTGTAAAACAAAATATCGCCTTTCCCCTTTTCGCGGCAACCCGCCAGTTAGTCGAACCGAAAGTCAGATCTCTGGCTGAGCAGACCGGCATTTCACACCTGCTGAATGAAAAGCCGGCCAAACTCTCAGGAGGTGAGTTACAACGACTGGCCTTAGCCCGTACACTGGCATCTGAACCATTGATGCTGTTGCTCGATGAGCCCCTCTCTGCTGTCGATACGCCCATGAAGTCATCCCTCAGGGGGTTGTTGCGCGGCCTGAACCGCGATGGGATGCCGATGCTTCATGTGACGCATGACTTTGAAGAAGCAGTTGCCCTGGCCACAAAGATGGCAGTAATTGAGAACGGCAGTATCATCCAGACCGGAACCCCATCGGAAATCATTAATCAGCCGAAAAGCGGATTTGCTGCAGGATTTACCGGTGAGCAAAACTTCTTTAAATCAGAAATCAAAGGGCTTTATGCATTTATTGAAGCAGGCAGTTCCGGCAAGGACCGGTTCAGAATTCATCTTAACGAAATATTTGAGGAAGGGCCGGCCAGCATCCTGATCCGCAGCAGTCATGTTATCGTTGCAAAAGAAGAACCTGAACTGAGCACCACAAATAACTTCAGCGGAAGAATTACCTCGATCAGCCCGCTAAGAGAGGGTTATGAAATATGTATTGAAAACGGGCTCCGGTTTTATGCCCGGATTACCAGGGATGCGCTTGACAAACTCAGCCTTGCTCCCGGGCAGGAGGCATGGGCATGTTTCAAAGCTTCAGCTGTGGAAGTAATCCGTTAA